From a single Anaeromicrobium sediminis genomic region:
- a CDS encoding endonuclease/exonuclease/phosphatase family protein, with protein sequence MRLLTLNCHSWIEENQIEKMKIIAKEIKEKGYDLIALQEVNQSIGAKIVSKNIKEDNFALVLLKELKDLGCGEYNMTWDFSHIGYDKYEEGVSIITKHKIEEEKSFFITKGEDKNFWKTRKIIGTTITINDKLMDFYSCHLGWWKDEEEPFKDQVDRLVGHVRKGRLTLLMGDFNNNAFVRDEGYDYLIKKGFYDTFFMAKERDKGVTVKGKIAGWSSNEQDLRLDLILSNKRMNVKYSKVIFNGENKPVVSDHYGVEIEVEGF encoded by the coding sequence ATGAGACTTTTAACTTTAAATTGTCATTCATGGATAGAAGAAAATCAGATAGAAAAAATGAAAATAATAGCAAAAGAGATAAAAGAAAAAGGTTATGACCTTATAGCACTGCAAGAAGTGAATCAGTCTATAGGTGCGAAGATTGTTTCTAAAAACATAAAGGAAGATAACTTTGCCCTAGTCCTATTAAAAGAGTTAAAGGATTTAGGTTGTGGGGAATATAATATGACCTGGGATTTTTCTCATATAGGTTATGACAAGTACGAAGAAGGAGTTAGTATTATAACTAAGCATAAGATTGAAGAAGAAAAATCCTTTTTCATAACTAAAGGTGAGGATAAAAACTTTTGGAAAACTAGAAAAATCATAGGAACTACTATTACGATAAATGATAAACTAATGGATTTTTACTCTTGCCATTTAGGCTGGTGGAAGGATGAAGAAGAACCCTTTAAAGATCAAGTAGATAGGTTAGTGGGCCATGTTAGAAAAGGTAGACTTACCCTTTTGATGGGAGATTTTAATAATAATGCCTTTGTAAGAGACGAAGGATATGATTATTTAATAAAAAAGGGATTTTATGATACGTTTTTTATGGCTAAGGAAAGGGATAAGGGAGTTACAGTAAAAGGCAAAATAGCTGGTTGGAGCTCAAATGAACAAGACTTAAGATTAGATTTAATCTTGTCTAACAAAAGAATGAATGTTAAATATTCTAAGGTCATATTTAATGGAGAAAATAAGCCGGTAGTATCAGACCATTATGGAGTAGAGATAGAAGTGGAGGGATTTTAG
- a CDS encoding LacI family DNA-binding transcriptional regulator: MGVTIKDVAKEAKVSPSTVSRVIAGSDRISDETKKKVNDAIKKLNYHPNVVARSLANKRTKVIGIVLPSEAEDLFKNPFFIYVMAGISQYAQKAGYYIMYSFFNTEEEGLGSVKNYINSNLADGIILTTVHTNDRCIGYLQEREFPFVVIGRPEDTEGVLWVDNDNFQAMYNVLSKLLLKGHKEIAFIGAKRELNVSKDRLGGYRQAHKMHGVPIDENIVIEVDDFREDLGYGAMKKILGSKKPTALVCTDDLLAFGANSYLTENNIKGISVVGFNNTPLAEYQNPPLTSVDINAKELGYYAVKILADKLEKNIKSMHHIVETNLIERQSTEY, encoded by the coding sequence ATGGGGGTTACAATAAAGGATGTGGCTAAAGAGGCAAAAGTTTCGCCTTCTACCGTCTCAAGGGTTATCGCTGGAAGTGATAGAATTAGTGATGAAACAAAGAAAAAAGTTAATGATGCAATAAAGAAGCTAAATTATCATCCAAATGTTGTTGCAAGGAGTTTAGCCAATAAAAGGACTAAAGTTATAGGAATCGTTTTGCCAAGTGAAGCAGAGGACTTATTTAAGAATCCATTTTTTATATATGTAATGGCAGGGATAAGCCAATATGCTCAAAAGGCAGGATATTACATAATGTATAGCTTTTTTAATACAGAGGAAGAGGGCTTGGGTTCTGTAAAAAATTATATTAACAGTAACTTAGCGGATGGAATAATTCTTACAACAGTTCATACTAATGATAGATGTATAGGATATCTTCAAGAAAGGGAATTTCCCTTTGTGGTAATAGGAAGGCCAGAGGACACTGAAGGTGTACTTTGGGTAGATAATGATAATTTTCAAGCCATGTATAATGTACTTAGTAAATTATTACTCAAAGGACACAAAGAAATTGCCTTTATAGGGGCTAAAAGAGAATTAAATGTATCAAAGGATAGATTAGGTGGATATAGACAAGCACATAAGATGCACGGTGTTCCTATTGATGAAAATATAGTGATAGAAGTTGATGACTTTAGGGAAGATCTAGGATATGGAGCTATGAAGAAAATTTTAGGTTCAAAGAAGCCAACGGCACTAGTATGCACAGATGACCTATTAGCCTTTGGAGCTAATTCATATTTGACTGAAAATAATATAAAAGGTATTTCTGTAGTAGGGTTTAATAACACTCCCTTAGCAGAATATCAAAATCCGCCTTTAACTTCAGTAGATATTAATGCTAAAGAATTAGGATACTATGCGGTAAAGATCCTGGCAGATAAGCTAGAAAAAAATATAAAGAGTATGCATCACATTGTAGAAACCAATTTAATAGAAAGACAATCAACCGAGTATTAA
- a CDS encoding ROK family protein, whose amino-acid sequence MEDKYVIGIDLGGTKISGAIADFNGHIISKYTLPTKAQEGEHAVLDRIISVVEKIIEESKVEKEKIISIGIGSPGPLDPREGKIITTPNLPFKDFNIVKPLMDRFNMPVFLDNDANVAAIGEYTFGAGKGTNNMVFITVSTGIGGGAVLNGKIYRGNTYNALEIGHMTLKKDGPLCNCGNYGCAEALASGTAIGKGAIRELERNSNSSLENYEKITSYEVFEEAKKGDKVALNVLNRALSYLGICVANVITSFDPEMVIIGGGVSKGGHMVFEKVNEVVKERCFEAMYNSVRIVPAALGTDAGVKGAVALAIMESQ is encoded by the coding sequence GTGGAGGATAAATATGTTATAGGTATTGATTTAGGTGGAACTAAAATTAGTGGAGCCATTGCGGATTTTAATGGACATATAATTTCAAAGTACACTCTTCCTACAAAGGCACAGGAAGGTGAACATGCCGTATTAGATAGAATAATATCAGTTGTAGAAAAAATAATAGAAGAATCAAAGGTAGAAAAAGAAAAAATTATATCTATAGGTATAGGTTCTCCAGGTCCATTAGACCCTAGAGAAGGAAAAATTATAACTACTCCTAATCTTCCTTTTAAAGATTTTAATATAGTAAAGCCTTTAATGGATAGATTTAATATGCCTGTTTTTTTAGATAATGATGCTAACGTGGCAGCCATAGGAGAATATACCTTTGGAGCAGGAAAAGGAACAAATAATATGGTATTTATAACGGTTTCTACTGGAATAGGTGGAGGTGCCGTATTAAATGGAAAAATATATAGGGGTAATACTTATAATGCTTTAGAAATTGGTCATATGACCCTAAAAAAGGATGGACCTCTTTGTAATTGTGGAAATTATGGATGTGCAGAGGCATTAGCTTCAGGTACTGCCATAGGAAAGGGAGCTATAAGGGAATTAGAGAGAAATTCTAATAGCTCCTTAGAAAATTATGAAAAGATAACATCCTATGAAGTATTTGAGGAAGCAAAAAAAGGGGATAAGGTAGCTCTTAATGTACTTAATAGGGCATTATCTTATCTAGGCATATGTGTTGCAAATGTAATTACTTCCTTTGACCCAGAAATGGTTATAATTGGTGGAGGCGTTTCAAAGGGTGGACATATGGTATTTGAAAAGGTAAATGAGGTAGTAAAGGAAAGATGTTTTGAAGCTATGTACAATAGTGTTAGAATAGTGCCGGCGGCTTTAGGAACTGATGCAGGAGTAAAGGGAGCTGTGGCTCTTGCCATAATGGAGAGTCAATAA
- a CDS encoding glycoside hydrolase family 13 protein: MKKVWWKEAVAYEIYPRSFMDSNGDGIGDLQGIISKLDYLKDLGIDVIWICPIYKSPNDDNGYDISDYEDIMDEFGTMDDFDELLEEVHKRGMKLIIDLVINHTSDEHPWFIESSSSKDNPKRDWYIWRDSKDGKEPNNWESIFGNSAWEYDENSEQYYMHLFSKKQPDLNWENTHMREAVYGMINRWLDKGIDGFRVDAISHIKKEDGLRDMPNPENLKYVNSFDKHMNVDGIHEYLEDIKKNTFANYDIMTVGEANGVNVEDAHLWVGDDNGKFDMVFQFEHLDLWDSKSSDNLDVISFKKILSKWQKGLENKGWNALYIENHDIPRSVSIWGNDKKYWKESATSLGVMYFLMQGTPFIYQGQEIGMTNVEFNCINEYNDVRTKNMYHIDKEKGIPHKEIMKNIGPSSRDNSRTPMQWNDGINAGFTTGTPWIGINPNHREINVEVQEKDPHSILNFYKKMIKLKKENPVLIYGNYDLILEDHKQIFAYTRTLEEKQVLVICNLTDKEALYEYDNLELRYDNLILNNYEVNEHNGEKSILLRPYEARVYAI; encoded by the coding sequence ATGAAAAAAGTTTGGTGGAAAGAAGCTGTTGCCTATGAAATATATCCTAGAAGTTTTATGGACTCAAATGGTGACGGAATAGGGGATTTACAGGGAATAATTTCTAAACTAGATTATCTAAAGGACTTAGGAATTGATGTGATCTGGATTTGTCCCATATATAAATCCCCAAATGATGATAATGGTTATGATATTAGTGATTATGAAGATATTATGGACGAATTTGGTACTATGGATGATTTTGATGAACTTTTAGAGGAAGTTCACAAACGTGGCATGAAACTTATTATTGACCTGGTTATAAATCATACAAGTGATGAACATCCATGGTTTATTGAATCCAGTTCTTCAAAGGATAACCCAAAGCGTGATTGGTATATATGGAGAGATTCTAAGGATGGAAAAGAACCAAACAATTGGGAAAGTATCTTTGGTAATTCTGCCTGGGAATATGATGAAAATAGTGAACAATATTATATGCATTTGTTCTCCAAGAAGCAACCAGATTTAAATTGGGAAAATACCCATATGCGTGAAGCTGTATATGGTATGATCAATAGATGGTTAGATAAGGGAATAGATGGATTTAGAGTAGACGCTATTAGTCATATTAAGAAGGAAGATGGACTTAGGGATATGCCTAATCCAGAAAACCTAAAATATGTAAACTCCTTTGATAAACATATGAATGTGGATGGAATTCATGAATATCTTGAGGATATAAAGAAGAATACCTTTGCTAATTATGACATTATGACTGTGGGAGAGGCAAATGGTGTGAACGTGGAGGATGCCCATCTTTGGGTGGGTGATGATAATGGTAAGTTTGATATGGTATTTCAGTTTGAACATTTAGATTTATGGGATAGTAAAAGTAGTGATAATTTAGATGTGATAAGTTTTAAGAAAATATTGTCTAAGTGGCAAAAGGGATTAGAAAACAAGGGATGGAACGCATTATATATTGAGAATCACGACATACCTCGTAGTGTTTCAATTTGGGGAAATGATAAGAAGTACTGGAAAGAAAGTGCCACATCTTTAGGTGTAATGTATTTTCTAATGCAGGGAACTCCTTTTATATATCAAGGGCAAGAGATTGGTATGACTAATGTGGAGTTTAATTGTATTAATGAGTACAATGATGTTAGAACTAAAAATATGTATCATATAGATAAGGAAAAGGGAATACCCCATAAAGAAATAATGAAGAATATAGGCCCATCATCAAGGGATAATTCTCGTACTCCTATGCAGTGGAATGATGGTATAAATGCTGGATTCACAACAGGTACACCTTGGATTGGAATTAATCCAAATCATAGAGAAATCAATGTTGAGGTACAAGAAAAGGATCCGCATTCTATTTTGAATTTCTATAAAAAAATGATTAAATTGAAAAAAGAAAATCCAGTTTTAATATACGGAAATTATGATCTGATTTTAGAAGATCACAAACAAATATTTGCATATACTCGTACCTTGGAAGAGAAACAAGTTCTTGTAATATGCAACCTAACAGATAAAGAGGCCTTATATGAGTATGATAATCTAGAATTAAGATATGATAACTTAATCCTAAACAACTATGAAGTAAATGAACATAATGGTGAAAAAAGCATTTTATTAAGACCCTATGAGGCTAGAGTATATGCTATATAA
- a CDS encoding aldo/keto reductase, whose product MLYRKFGKTNEEVSVLGFGCMRLPVIDGDQTKIDEEKAIKMIRHAIDNGVNYIDTAYPYHGAGFDKGGESEPFVGKALKDGYRERVKIATKLPSWLVQTREDMDRLLDEQLKRIQTDVIDFYLVHTLNKSLWANLKKLGIDEFLDKAIKDGKIKHAGFSFHDDIDTFKEIVDYYDWSFCQIQYNYLDENYQAGKEGLEYAANKGLGVAIMEPLRGGSLVKKMPKEILDAWNEAPVIRTPAQWALRWLWNHPEVSVVLSGMTEMEHVEDNINTAKEGEANSLNEKEVDLIDFAKKVFKEKMKVNCTACRYCMPCPVGVDIPQNFALYNNGYLFDNIENAKMQYNMLLGKEAKASNCVECGKCEKHCPQNIAIREELKKVKEVLELNL is encoded by the coding sequence ATGTTGTATAGAAAGTTTGGTAAAACAAATGAAGAGGTTTCTGTTTTAGGATTTGGTTGCATGAGATTGCCTGTTATTGATGGAGATCAAACTAAAATTGATGAAGAGAAAGCAATAAAAATGATCAGACATGCAATTGACAATGGAGTAAATTATATTGACACGGCATATCCATATCATGGAGCTGGATTTGACAAGGGAGGAGAAAGTGAACCCTTTGTAGGAAAGGCATTAAAGGATGGATATAGGGAACGTGTGAAAATAGCAACTAAGCTTCCATCATGGCTAGTTCAGACAAGAGAAGATATGGATAGATTATTAGATGAACAACTTAAGCGCATCCAAACAGATGTGATAGATTTTTACTTAGTCCATACCCTTAATAAAAGTCTTTGGGCAAATTTAAAGAAGTTAGGTATAGATGAATTCTTGGATAAAGCTATAAAAGATGGTAAAATCAAACATGCAGGGTTTTCTTTCCATGATGATATTGATACATTTAAAGAAATTGTAGATTATTATGATTGGTCCTTCTGTCAAATTCAATACAATTACTTAGATGAAAATTATCAGGCTGGTAAAGAAGGATTAGAATATGCTGCCAATAAAGGATTAGGCGTTGCAATTATGGAACCTTTAAGAGGTGGTAGTCTAGTTAAGAAAATGCCAAAGGAAATTTTAGATGCTTGGAATGAAGCTCCAGTAATAAGAACACCAGCCCAGTGGGCCCTTAGATGGTTATGGAATCATCCAGAAGTTTCAGTAGTACTAAGTGGCATGACTGAAATGGAACATGTGGAAGATAACATAAACACGGCAAAAGAAGGAGAAGCTAATTCATTAAATGAAAAAGAAGTAGATTTAATAGATTTTGCAAAGAAGGTTTTCAAAGAAAAGATGAAAGTAAATTGTACGGCCTGTAGATATTGTATGCCTTGTCCTGTGGGAGTAGATATACCACAAAACTTTGCTTTGTATAACAATGGATATTTATTTGATAATATAGAAAATGCCAAAATGCAATATAATATGCTTTTAGGTAAGGAGGCTAAGGCATCAAATTGTGTAGAGTGCGGAAAATGTGAAAAGCACTGTCCACAAAATATTGCCATTAGAGAAGAATTAAAAAAGGTTAAAGAGGTACTAGAATTGAATCTATAA
- a CDS encoding ferritin family protein, with protein sequence MDLKTGDVIKKKLLDAQENVRDYEMFSKKVDNEEVSSTFKKFAEESGMHARKLQELVDKYGNIQ encoded by the coding sequence ATGGATTTAAAGACTGGAGATGTAATTAAGAAAAAACTTCTTGATGCTCAAGAAAATGTACGTGATTATGAAATGTTCTCTAAGAAAGTAGATAATGAGGAAGTTAGTAGCACATTTAAAAAATTTGCTGAAGAATCAGGTATGCATGCTAGAAAGTTACAAGAGTTAGTAGACAAATATGGTAACATACAGTAA
- a CDS encoding energy-coupling factor transporter transmembrane component T, translated as MNEKWLLEKDDYVPKKERDTYIDKSILSFLKILSRIRSVKNRDKVFYRIDPVLKVIFTILNILFISLSRNFTYLFILDIYVIISILLMDSEDRKKIMSISFIFPIVTLIMLIPSMMKGNIYNSLLLFQRIILSVLFANILSYSTQWTHISRTLKLLFVPDIFIWVMEIGLKYIILLGEYSTSLLYALKLRSIGKNQDKQGSISRIMGNLFLKSYRMSQDLSSAMECRGFVGEYKVSIEFKLKNIDYIYGLINIIIIVLFVILNY; from the coding sequence ATGAATGAGAAATGGTTACTAGAAAAGGATGATTATGTGCCTAAGAAAGAAAGAGATACATATATAGATAAAAGTATCCTTTCATTTTTAAAGATCCTTTCAAGGATTAGAAGTGTTAAAAATAGAGATAAAGTTTTTTACAGGATAGATCCTGTGTTGAAGGTTATATTTACAATATTAAATATATTGTTTATATCCCTATCAAGAAATTTCACCTATTTATTTATACTTGATATATATGTGATTATAAGTATTTTACTTATGGACTCAGAAGATAGAAAAAAGATTATGTCAATAAGTTTTATATTTCCAATTGTAACACTAATAATGTTGATTCCATCCATGATGAAAGGAAACATATATAATAGCTTATTACTTTTCCAGAGAATCATATTAAGTGTATTATTTGCCAATATTTTATCCTATAGTACCCAGTGGACACACATTAGTAGAACTTTAAAATTATTATTTGTACCTGACATATTCATATGGGTTATGGAAATAGGATTAAAATATATTATTTTACTAGGAGAGTACTCCACAAGCCTATTATATGCATTAAAGCTTAGATCCATTGGAAAGAACCAGGATAAACAGGGTTCCATATCAAGAATAATGGGAAACTTATTTTTAAAATCCTATAGGATGAGTCAGGACTTATCAAGTGCCATGGAGTGTAGAGGATTTGTTGGAGAGTACAAGGTATCAATAGAATTTAAATTAAAAAATATAGATTATATATATGGACTAATTAATATAATTATAATTGTTTTATTTGTAATCCTAAATTATTAA
- the cbiM gene encoding cobalt transporter CbiM: MHIPDNYLSPSTCATLGVTMIPIWKWASTKVKKEMSRQKMPLLGICTAFVFLIMMFNIPLPGGTTGHAVGATLAAILLGPYSAVIAVTIALAIQALFFGDGGILALGVNCFNMAFIMPFVAFYIFKFVKENFPSERGQYVGAFLAGYISLNVAALLTAIEFGIQPMLFTDNVGLPLYSPYGLNIAIPAMMIPHLLVAGILEGLVTAGVYAYVKKLSPEIIYKGTSKKIKPLYALIVSLVILSPLGVLATGTAWGEWAPEELKEFIGFIPKGMIEGFNFSAPIPDYAISGVSEIIAYIFSALVGVGLIFTLIKLLSKSQFKNNPEKVK; the protein is encoded by the coding sequence ATGCACATACCAGATAATTATCTAAGTCCATCTACTTGTGCCACATTGGGGGTAACCATGATACCAATATGGAAGTGGGCAAGTACGAAAGTAAAAAAAGAAATGTCTAGGCAAAAGATGCCCCTTCTTGGAATATGCACAGCCTTTGTATTTTTAATTATGATGTTTAATATACCCCTTCCAGGAGGTACTACAGGTCACGCAGTTGGAGCTACTTTGGCAGCAATTTTACTAGGACCCTATTCTGCAGTTATAGCAGTCACCATTGCCCTTGCAATTCAAGCCCTATTTTTTGGAGATGGAGGTATTCTAGCATTAGGAGTAAATTGCTTTAACATGGCATTTATAATGCCCTTTGTAGCCTTTTACATATTCAAATTTGTTAAGGAGAACTTTCCTAGTGAAAGGGGTCAATACGTGGGAGCTTTTCTAGCTGGATATATATCTTTAAATGTAGCGGCCCTTTTAACAGCAATAGAGTTTGGAATTCAGCCCATGTTATTTACTGATAATGTAGGACTTCCTCTATACAGTCCCTATGGTTTGAACATAGCAATTCCTGCCATGATGATTCCCCATTTATTAGTAGCTGGAATATTAGAAGGCCTAGTGACAGCTGGAGTATATGCTTATGTGAAAAAACTTTCTCCAGAGATAATATATAAGGGTACTAGTAAGAAAATAAAACCCCTTTATGCCTTAATAGTATCATTAGTTATTCTTAGTCCCCTTGGAGTATTAGCCACAGGAACGGCTTGGGGAGAATGGGCTCCTGAGGAATTAAAAGAATTTATAGGATTTATACCAAAAGGGATGATAGAAGGCTTTAACTTTAGTGCGCCTATACCGGATTATGCCATATCAGGTGTTTCAGAAATTATAGCATATATTTTCTCTGCCCTAGTAGGAGTAGGATTAATCTTTACATTGATTAAATTATTAAGTAAATCTCAATTTAAAAATAATCCAGAAAAGGTGAAGTAA
- a CDS encoding PTS transporter subunit IIBC — protein MSSQKSKLISFEFWQKFGKALMVVIAVMPAAGLMISLGKVTGIFLGNAGIIGIIARVIEDIGWGVIVNLNLLFAIAIGGSWAKERAGGAFASALAFVLINRIIGSIYGVTSSMLVDPTAVVKTIIGGELLVKDYFVSVLGAPTLNMGVFVGIIAGFVGATLYNKYYNYSKLPSYLAFFNGKRFVPFVVIGYSVVVAALLAVFWPIVQSGINGFGKWIATSKDSAPFISTFIFGSLERLLLPFGLHHLVTIPINYTQLGGSYSILTGDKIGQIVYGQDPLWLAWITDLNNLKAAGNIDTYKNLLSTVHPARFKVGQVITSSATLMGAAFAMYKNVESDKREKYKSMYLSSALAVFLTGVTEPIEFMFMFVSPILYGVYALLTGIAFAMADLINLRIHAFGFIELLTRVPIIVNAGITKELISFIIISIGFLFISYFTFNFIIKKFNVSTPGRGGNDVDMVENKFKSEKSVSSVEDEIAVTAIELLGGKENITDVDACMTRLRVTVKDRNLVAGEKAWKENKALGLVTKDNGVQAIYGPKADLLKSNIIDILGE, from the coding sequence ATGTCTTCGCAAAAATCTAAATTAATTTCATTCGAATTTTGGCAAAAATTTGGAAAGGCCCTAATGGTAGTTATTGCAGTTATGCCAGCTGCAGGTCTTATGATTTCCTTAGGAAAAGTAACGGGAATATTCCTTGGAAACGCAGGGATTATCGGAATTATTGCACGTGTTATAGAGGATATAGGTTGGGGTGTAATAGTTAACTTAAATTTATTATTTGCCATTGCTATTGGAGGTTCATGGGCTAAGGAACGTGCCGGTGGAGCTTTTGCATCGGCTTTAGCTTTTGTATTAATAAATCGTATAATTGGATCAATTTATGGAGTAACATCTAGTATGCTTGTAGACCCTACAGCAGTTGTTAAAACTATAATAGGTGGAGAGCTTTTAGTTAAGGATTATTTTGTATCAGTTCTAGGAGCACCAACTTTAAATATGGGTGTCTTTGTAGGTATAATAGCAGGTTTCGTTGGAGCCACTTTATATAATAAATATTATAACTATAGTAAATTACCAAGTTATTTAGCATTCTTTAATGGAAAACGATTTGTTCCCTTCGTAGTGATAGGTTATTCTGTTGTTGTTGCAGCTTTACTTGCTGTATTTTGGCCTATTGTTCAGTCTGGAATAAATGGATTTGGAAAGTGGATAGCCACATCAAAGGATAGTGCACCATTTATATCTACTTTCATTTTCGGATCCCTTGAGCGCTTATTATTACCATTTGGTTTACATCATTTAGTAACAATTCCTATAAACTATACTCAGCTTGGAGGTAGTTATAGCATATTAACAGGAGACAAGATTGGTCAAATTGTATATGGGCAAGATCCACTATGGTTAGCGTGGATTACGGATTTGAATAACTTAAAAGCTGCAGGAAACATAGATACATATAAGAATTTATTATCTACAGTACATCCGGCACGTTTTAAGGTAGGTCAAGTTATAACTTCTTCAGCCACATTAATGGGGGCAGCCTTTGCCATGTATAAGAATGTGGAAAGTGATAAAAGGGAAAAGTATAAGTCTATGTACCTTTCATCAGCACTAGCTGTATTTTTAACTGGAGTTACAGAACCTATTGAATTTATGTTTATGTTTGTTTCACCTATCTTATATGGAGTTTATGCATTATTAACAGGTATAGCATTTGCCATGGCAGATTTAATAAATTTACGTATTCATGCCTTTGGTTTTATAGAGTTATTAACTCGTGTACCAATAATTGTAAATGCAGGTATTACAAAGGAACTCATTAGTTTCATTATTATATCTATAGGATTTTTATTTATTAGTTACTTTACATTTAACTTCATAATTAAAAAGTTTAACGTTTCAACACCAGGGCGCGGAGGTAATGATGTGGATATGGTGGAGAATAAATTTAAATCAGAAAAATCCGTATCAAGTGTGGAAGACGAAATAGCCGTTACTGCAATAGAATTATTAGGTGGAAAAGAAAACATAACAGATGTGGATGCTTGCATGACTCGCCTTCGTGTAACTGTTAAGGATAGAAATTTAGTTGCAGGGGAGAAAGCATGGAAGGAGAATAAGGCATTAGGCTTAGTAACAAAGGACAATGGAGTGCAGGCCATATACGGTCCAAAGGCAGACTTACTAAAATCTAATATTATAGATATTTTAGGTGAATAA
- a CDS encoding TetR/AcrR family transcriptional regulator, whose amino-acid sequence MDSKDKILNAALKLFIKEGFHGTSTSKIAKEAGVSNGTLFHHFKTKESLISRLYIRIKEDYRDYLLKHVTSCKTSKDKVKQCWFGFVRWALENKDSMTFFMMFSNSPYIDKLSKEEACRNFNFIFEIIQEAIDDETLINVHPSLIMNSMYGSVLGFLNFVNENPGKLDESIDVAFKMCWRSIVNI is encoded by the coding sequence ATGGATAGTAAAGATAAAATATTAAATGCAGCTTTAAAACTTTTTATAAAGGAAGGTTTCCATGGCACATCCACATCAAAAATAGCTAAAGAAGCAGGTGTATCTAATGGGACACTATTTCATCATTTTAAGACTAAAGAATCTTTGATAAGTAGATTATATATAAGAATAAAAGAAGATTATAGAGATTATCTTTTAAAACACGTTACATCTTGTAAAACAAGTAAAGACAAGGTTAAACAGTGTTGGTTTGGTTTTGTAAGATGGGCTCTTGAAAACAAGGATAGTATGACCTTCTTTATGATGTTTTCAAATTCACCTTATATAGATAAGCTTAGTAAAGAAGAAGCATGTAGAAACTTCAATTTTATATTTGAAATTATTCAAGAGGCAATTGATGATGAGACACTTATTAATGTGCATCCAAGTTTAATTATGAATTCCATGTATGGATCAGTACTTGGATTTCTTAATTTTGTTAACGAGAACCCAGGCAAGCTTGATGAGTCTATAGATGTGGCCTTTAAAATGTGTTGGAGATCTATTGTGAATATTTAA
- a CDS encoding BlaI/MecI/CopY family transcriptional regulator, producing MHKNIPKISDSEYEIMKIIWKNHPIKSNDIIQQIDQGHNWSEKTIKTMINRLLKKEVISYKKDGKSYLYYPLVEESNYRKLENESFLKKVYNGSINVMFASFIKDMKLSDKDINELKMILEEGNDDE from the coding sequence ATGCATAAGAATATTCCCAAAATATCTGATAGCGAATATGAAATTATGAAGATTATTTGGAAAAACCATCCTATAAAATCTAATGATATTATTCAGCAGATAGATCAAGGCCATAATTGGAGTGAAAAGACAATAAAAACTATGATTAATAGACTGTTGAAAAAAGAGGTGATTAGTTACAAAAAAGATGGTAAATCCTATCTTTATTATCCATTAGTCGAAGAATCAAACTATCGAAAATTAGAAAATGAATCATTTTTGAAAAAAGTTTATAATGGTTCTATTAATGTAATGTTTGCTAGCTTTATTAAAGATATGAAACTTTCAGATAAGGACATTAATGAACTAAAAATGATTTTAGAAGAAGGTAATGATGATGAGTAA